One genomic region from bacterium encodes:
- a CDS encoding cbb3-type cytochrome c oxidase subunit I, translated as MNTTTIRFLKAGMAYLLLGGFLGVLLSLPITRDALYASHPGARWGLAHAHIVLTGFVMMVIFGIAYHILPRFAGKPLHSEGWAAAHFWLAAPATAAMAIGFTHASAAPLLWAGGAAQFAGIVLGVVNLWWTIR; from the coding sequence ATGAACACGACGACGATCCGGTTCCTGAAGGCGGGGATGGCGTACCTCCTCCTCGGGGGATTCCTGGGGGTGCTCCTCTCCCTGCCGATCACCCGGGATGCCCTCTACGCATCCCATCCGGGGGCGCGATGGGGACTGGCGCACGCGCACATCGTCCTGACGGGGTTCGTGATGATGGTCATCTTCGGGATCGCGTACCACATCCTCCCGCGGTTCGCGGGGAAGCCCCTCCACAGCGAGGGGTGGGCCGCCGCCCACTTCTGGCTGGCCGCCCCGGCGACCGCCGCCATGGCGATCGGCTTCACGCACGCGTCCGCCGCCCCGCTCCTGTGGGCCGGCGGCGCGGCACAGTTCGCGGGGATCGTCCTCGGAGTGGTCAACCTCTGGTGGACGATCCGGTGA
- a CDS encoding cupin domain-containing protein produces the protein MTPVKDGSVAGVENGTVEIPVPGGTTMTDPVFARPKKDPEFDPNRFLPRPLFESPEMKVVRATFRAGQFIPVHAPDVHVALYILSGEGEVVAGKERRPVTEGDLVVVPRKVRRGVKAKTDMIVLHVVSPSPTQADHGDMGERIARGEFELPA, from the coding sequence TTGACCCCGGTCAAGGACGGGTCGGTGGCAGGGGTGGAGAATGGAACCGTGGAAATCCCTGTTCCCGGAGGCACGACGATGACCGATCCCGTGTTCGCGCGGCCGAAGAAGGATCCCGAGTTCGATCCGAACCGGTTCCTGCCCCGTCCCCTGTTCGAAAGCCCCGAGATGAAGGTCGTGCGCGCCACGTTCCGCGCCGGGCAGTTCATCCCGGTCCACGCTCCGGACGTGCACGTAGCCCTCTACATCCTCTCCGGGGAGGGGGAAGTGGTCGCGGGGAAGGAGCGGCGTCCCGTGACCGAAGGGGATCTCGTCGTCGTCCCGAGGAAGGTGCGGCGGGGCGTCAAGGCGAAGACCGACATGATCGTGCTGCACGTCGTCTCGCCGTCGCCGACGCAGGCCGACCACGGCGACATGGGGGAACGGATCGCCCGCGGGGAGTTCGAGCTCCCCGCCTGA
- a CDS encoding RES family NAD+ phosphorylase, whose product MTSLFARVRDFDEDAFRNIVSLRESQDLFDDLTGGDASMSAIAVEAEARVKTGIPPGLIPRGFHYTIAITYPFENEPYLKTRYGNGSYGVWYGALALKTTIHETAFHMVKEESGTEGNTGLIHRERAVYRVRCKALLIDLSGKESEYPDLVGQDYGFTQQVGERLRREGHPGLLSPSARHKSGINLVSFSPAILSDPRLFCHLTYTCDPVRRNVTVERTVGKVLSTLQF is encoded by the coding sequence GTGACGTCTCTTTTCGCGCGTGTGCGCGATTTCGACGAGGATGCGTTCCGTAACATCGTCTCCTTGCGGGAGTCGCAGGATCTTTTCGATGACCTGACGGGCGGGGACGCCTCCATGAGCGCGATCGCCGTCGAGGCCGAGGCGAGGGTGAAAACCGGTATTCCTCCCGGGCTGATCCCCCGCGGGTTCCACTACACCATCGCGATCACCTATCCTTTCGAGAACGAGCCGTATTTGAAGACCCGGTACGGCAACGGTTCGTACGGTGTCTGGTATGGTGCGCTTGCGCTCAAAACCACCATCCACGAAACGGCTTTCCATATGGTCAAGGAAGAATCGGGGACCGAAGGAAACACGGGGTTGATCCACAGGGAACGGGCGGTCTACCGGGTTCGCTGCAAGGCGCTTCTGATCGATCTCTCGGGCAAGGAATCCGAATATCCGGACCTGGTCGGGCAGGACTACGGGTTCACCCAGCAGGTCGGGGAAAGGCTCCGGAGGGAAGGGCATCCGGGGCTTCTCTCTCCTTCCGCCAGGCACAAAAGCGGGATCAACCTGGTTTCCTTCTCCCCGGCGATCCTCTCCGACCCCCGGTTGTTCTGCCACCTCACATACACCTGCGATCCGGTTCGGCGGAACGTCACCGTCGAACGAACCGTGGGCAAGGTACTGTCCACGCTGCAGTTCTGA